The Aptenodytes patagonicus chromosome 10, bAptPat1.pri.cur, whole genome shotgun sequence genome includes a region encoding these proteins:
- the DNAAF4 gene encoding dynein axonemal assembly factor 4 codes for MPVWLREYSWRQTGSAVYLSLPLRGVRVTPANIFCADQYLKVSIPPFLFEAILYAPIDDTNSTAKIGNGIIFFTLYKKEMAMWDSLTLATANKEKLQYLRENAVLKAHEKAKEETKAKKVTKQEHKKYALEATMKLEEAERKRIEDLKEKERQKVTKELALWKKQQKDAEKQKRVQKEGELHQEVEQLKEKKKEKINKTRIPNEETSETRLKPTKGHGSYSMFSENLKEEQLPAPRSAATIKINFTSRVFPTALRESRIAEEEEWLCKQAEARRTVSADLSEVEDLKEEEKNPDWLKDKGNKMFAMGNYLAAVNAYNLAVRLNNKLPLLYLNRAACHLKLRNLHKAIEDSSKALDLLTPPVPHNEHARVKAYVRRGTAFCQLELYTEGLQDYEAALKIDPKNKTIEKDAEKIRHLIRGTIQDS; via the exons ATGCCGGTGTGGCTGCGGGAGTACAGCTGGCGGCAGACCGGCTCCGCCGTGTACCTCTCGCTGCCGTTGCGCGGCGTTCGGGTCACCCCCGCCAACATCTTCTGCGCTGACCAATACCTGAAG gtAAGCATCCCTCCCTTTTTATTTGAAGCCATTTTATATGCTCCTATTGATGACACAAATAGCACAGCAAAGATTGGAAATGGAatcattttcttcactttgtaTAAAAAAGAAATGGCCATGTGGGATTCCCTAACTCTAGCAACTG ctaatAAGGAGAAACTGCAATATCTAAGAGAGAATGCTGTTCTAAAAGCCCATGAAAAGGCAAAAGAGgagaccaaagcaaaaaaagttacaaaacagGAGCACAAAAAATATGCTTTGGAGGCCACAATGAAG ctagaagaagcagaaagaaaaagaattgaagatctgaaagaaaaggagCGGCAGAAGGTCACTAAGGAGTTGGCGttatggaaaaaacagcaaaaagatgCTGAGAAACAAAAGAGGGTACAAAAAGAAGGGGAACTACATCAAGAAGTAGAGcaattaaaggagaagaaaaaggaaaaaataaacaaaactagGATTcctaatgaagaaacttctgagaCCAGACTCAAACCTACTAAAG GTCATGGTTCCTATAGtatgttttcagaaaatttaaAGGAAGAACAGTTACCAGCTCCTCGATCTGCTGCTACAATTAAAATCAACTTTACATCACGAGTTTTTCCTACAGCTCTGCGAGAATCTCGCAtcgcagaagaggaggag TGGCTATGTAAACAAGCAGAAGCTCGAAGAACAGTAAGTGCTGATTTGTCTGAGGTGGAAGAtttaaaagaagaggagaagaatcCAGACTGGTTAAAGGACAAAGGAAA CAAAATGTTTGCAATGGGAAACTATCTTGCAGCTGTTAATGCATATAACCTCGCAGTGCGGCTAAACAATAAGCTTCCCCTACTGTACCTGAATCGTGCTGCTTGCCACCTTAAACTGAGAAATTTACATAAAGCTATTGAAGATTCCTCTAAG GCACTAGACCTGCTGACACCACCCGTTCCTCATAACGAGCATGCTCGAGTAAAAGCATATGTGAGACGTGGAACAGCATTTTGTCAGCTGGAATTATATACTGAAG GTCTCCAGGATTATGAAGCAGCTCTCAAGATTGatcctaaaaataaaactatagaaAAAGATGCTGAGAAGATTCGACACCTAATTCGAGGAACAATACAAgattcttaa
- the PIERCE2 gene encoding piercer of microtubule wall 2 protein isoform X2, translated as MTSAKKLPSSPYTEQNRSPHLPLCTNPGNPVFSCMLDPKTVMTNGYLTKPQVLLFKTTSSEYGAIPPISQMVPCTYHPVDQTFSKHLLTCGSFQDSYLNTAIDRSRVYDYPNLQHTL; from the coding sequence ATGACTTCTGCCAAGAAACTGCCTTCAAGTCCGTACACTGAGCAAAACCGATCTCCTCATCTGCCTCTCTGCACAAATCCTGGCAATCCGGTGTTTTCCTGTATGCTGGACCCCAAAACAGTCATGACCAATGGTTATTTGACAAAGCCTCAGGTTTTACTGTTTAAAACAACTTCAAGTGAGTATGGTGCTATACCACCTATCTCACAGATGGTACCCTGTACTTATCACCCAGTGGATCAAACCTTTTCAAAACACTTACTCACTTGTGGATCATTTCAAGATAGTTATTTAAACACTGCCATTGACAGAAGTAGGGTATATGACTACCCCAATTTACAGCATACTCTGTAA
- the PIERCE2 gene encoding piercer of microtubule wall 2 protein isoform X1, translated as MPAAVPCQEKLSFPESRSRRGGKKMTSAKKLPSSPYTEQNRSPHLPLCTNPGNPVFSCMLDPKTVMTNGYLTKPQVLLFKTTSSEYGAIPPISQMVPCTYHPVDQTFSKHLLTCGSFQDSYLNTAIDRSRVYDYPNLQHTL; from the exons ATGCCTGCGGCCGTGCCATGCCAGGAGAAGCTGTCCTTTCCCGAGAGCCGCTCGCGACGGGGG GGAAAGAAGATGACTTCTGCCAAGAAACTGCCTTCAAGTCCGTACACTGAGCAAAACCGATCTCCTCATCTGCCTCTCTGCACAAATCCTGGCAATCCGGTGTTTTCCTGTATGCTGGACCCCAAAACAGTCATGACCAATGGTTATTTGACAAAGCCTCAGGTTTTACTGTTTAAAACAACTTCAAGTGAGTATGGTGCTATACCACCTATCTCACAGATGGTACCCTGTACTTATCACCCAGTGGATCAAACCTTTTCAAAACACTTACTCACTTGTGGATCATTTCAAGATAGTTATTTAAACACTGCCATTGACAGAAGTAGGGTATATGACTACCCCAATTTACAGCATACTCTGTAA